Within the Nocardioides aurantiacus genome, the region CGAGGAGTGCGACGACGACGGTCGCGGCTGGTTCGTGCAGCTCACCGACGCGGGCCGCGACGCGATCGTGGCCGCGGCCCCCGACCACGTGCGCGAGGTGCGCGAGCTGGTCTTCGAGGACCTCACCACCGACGAGCTCGCGGTGCTCGACCGGGTCACCACCAAGGTGCTGGCGCGGGTGTCGGGTCGTCTAGGCTGACCCGGTCGTCCCAGGAGGTCACGGAAATGAAGAAGATCCTCGTGCTCGCGCTCACCGGCGCCGCAGCACTGTTCGCCAAGCACAAGCTCGACGAGGGCAAGAACGAGCAGGACCTCTGGCGCGAGGCGACGGACCCGGTCCGCAAGGCCTGAGCCGTTGCACCGCTCCACCGGGGGCCTTGGCGCAATTGGTAGCGCACCTGCTTTGCAAGCAGGGGGTTAGGGGTTCGAGTCCCCTAGGCTCCACGTCTCATACCGGTAGACCACTCGGTAGTCCACCTGGATCTGCATCGGACGCTTTGTCCGATTTGGTGGCATTATTGGCGCCTCCGGACCCGGGACTCCCCGAGGTCCCCGACCCGTCGGGAGTCGCCGTGATCCAGGTCCAGTCCCCGCCCCGCCCCGCGTCGACCGACGTCCCGCTGGCCACCTCGGTGCACCGCGACCTCGAGGTGGGTCGCTACGACCACGTGCCGCAGGGCGCACCGTGG harbors:
- a CDS encoding DLW-39 family protein: MKKILVLALTGAAALFAKHKLDEGKNEQDLWREATDPVRKA